The following are from one region of the Corylus avellana chromosome ca1, CavTom2PMs-1.0 genome:
- the LOC132179914 gene encoding uncharacterized protein LOC132179914 isoform X1, translating to MKYVLVTGGVVSGLGKGVTASSIGLLLKACRLRVTSIKIDPYLNTDAGTMSPFEHGEVFVLDDGGEVDLDLGNYERFLDIKLTRDNNITTGKIYQSVIDKERRGDYLGKTVQVVPHITDAIQEWIERVAKIPVDGQEGPADVCVIELGGTIGDIESMPFIEALGQFSYRVGSGNFCLIHVSLVPVLNVVGEQKTKPTQHSVRGLRGLGLTPNILACRSTKALDENVKRKLAQFCHIPEENIVTLYDVPNIWHVPLLLKDQKAHEAILKGLNLLGVARKPELKEWTARTKIFDTLHDPVRIAMVGKYTGLSDSYLSVLKALLHASVACHRKLIVEWIAASDLEDSTAKEAPDVYKAAWDLLKGVDGVLVPGGFGDRGVQGKILAAKYAREKKVPFLGICLGMQIAVIEFARSVLGLHDANSTEFDPETTNPCVIFMPEGSKTHMGGTMRLGSRRTYFNVTDCISAKLYGNVSFVDERHRHRYEVNPNMISKLENVGLSFVGRDETGQRMEIVELPSHPYFVGVQFHPEFKSRPGKPSALFLGLIAAACGRLETVLHDNGHVRKPLTSAMSNGHSMMEIHQNGGAIKSSNGSVNGVYSNDMHSILPQFKTWSTTRASCIANARAHFVCKMGRFPSIIWKHSQYIVPCFLF from the exons ATGAAGTACGTATTGGTCACGGGAGGCGTAGTTAGCGGTCTAGGCAAAGGGGTCACTGCTAGCAGTATTGGACTCCTCCTTAAAGCCTGTCGACTGCGTGTTACTTCCATTAAGATTG ATCCTTACCTGAACACAGATGCGGGGACAATGTCTCCTTTTGAGCACGGGGAGGTATTTGTCCTAGACGATGGCGGTGAG GTGGACCTTGACCTTGGAAATTATGAACGTTTTCTTGACATTAAGTTAACCCGTGACAACAATATTACAACTGGTAAAATATATCAG TCCGTTATTGACAAGGAGAGAAGAGGCGATTACCTTGGAAAGACTGTCCAG GTTGTTCCACACATTACAGACGCCATTCAAGAGTGGATAGAGCGTGTAGCAAAAATACCAGTGGATGGACAAGAAGGTCCAGCTGATGTTTGTGTCATTGAATTGGGTGGAACTATAG GAGACATTGAATCGATGCCATTTATTGAGGCGCTTGGCCAATTTTCATACCGTGTGG GCTCTGGTAATTTCTGCTTAATTCACGTCAGCCTCGTCCCTGTTCTTAATGTTGTTGGTGAGCAG AAAACAAAGCCTACCCAGCATAGTGTTCGGGGACTTAGAGGACTGGGGTTGACGCCAAATATTCTAGCCTGTCGTAGTACAAAA GCACTTGACGAGAATGTTAAGAGAAAACTTGCCCAATTTTGCCACATTCCA GAGGAAAACATTGTTACTCTCTATGATGTCCCAAACATATGGCACGTTCCTTTGCTATTAAAA GATCAGAAGGCACATGAAGCAATCCTGAAAGGGCTGAaccttctagg TGTTGCTAGGAAGCCTGAGTTAAAGGAATGGACTGCAAGGAcaaaaatttttgacacatTGCATGATCCT GTTAGAATTGCTATGGTTGGAAAATACACAGGCCTTTCAGATTCTTACCTCTCTGTTTTAAAG GCTCTTTTGCATGCTTCTGTCGCTTGCCACCGGAAGCTTATTGTAGAATGGATTGCGGCAAGTGACCTTGAAGACAGTACTGCTAAAGAG GCCCCTGATGTTTATAAAGCAGCATGGGATCTTTTAAAG GGTGTTGATGGTGTACTTGTTCCAGGAGGATTCGGTGATAGAGGAGTGCAAGGGAAAATTCTTGCAGCAAAATATGCTCGAGAGAAAAAAGTTCCATTCCTAGGGATTTGCCTGGGGATGCAAATTGCTGTTATTGAGTTTGCACGATCTGTTCTTGGTTTGCATGACGCTAACAGCACAGAGTTTGATCCTGAAACTACAAATCCTTGTGTAATATTTATGCCAGAG GGTTCAAAAACTCATATGGGTGGTACTATGCGGCTGGGATCAAGGAGGACTTACTTCAATGTTACCGATTGCATATCTGCAAAGCT GTATGGCAATGTAAGTTTTGTTGATGAGCGACATCGGCATAGATATGAG GTCAATCCAAATATGATATCAAAACTTGAAAATGTTGGTCTGTCCTTTGTTGGCAGAGATGAAACTGGTCAGCGCATGGAG ATTGTTGAGTTGCCGAGTCATCCATACTTTGTTGGTGTTCAGTTCCATCCCGAGTTTAAGTCAAGACCTGGAAAACCTTCTGCACTATTCTTAG GACTTATAGCAGCAGCATGTGGGCGCTTAGAGACTGTCCTACATGACAATGGCCATGTAAGGAAGCCCTTGACTAGTGCGATGAGTAATGGACACTCGATGATGGAAATCCACCAAAATGGAGGCGCAATTAAGTCATCCAATGGATCAGTAAATGGTGTGTATAGCAATG
- the LOC132179914 gene encoding uncharacterized protein LOC132179914 isoform X2 has translation MSINLGIDLDFDSVTESHSKSQKAKKGQSLRKYRHCEKDPYLNTDAGTMSPFEHGEVFVLDDGGEVDLDLGNYERFLDIKLTRDNNITTGKIYQSVIDKERRGDYLGKTVQVVPHITDAIQEWIERVAKIPVDGQEGPADVCVIELGGTIGDIESMPFIEALGQFSYRVGSGNFCLIHVSLVPVLNVVGEQKTKPTQHSVRGLRGLGLTPNILACRSTKALDENVKRKLAQFCHIPEENIVTLYDVPNIWHVPLLLKDQKAHEAILKGLNLLGVARKPELKEWTARTKIFDTLHDPVRIAMVGKYTGLSDSYLSVLKALLHASVACHRKLIVEWIAASDLEDSTAKEAPDVYKAAWDLLKGVDGVLVPGGFGDRGVQGKILAAKYAREKKVPFLGICLGMQIAVIEFARSVLGLHDANSTEFDPETTNPCVIFMPEGSKTHMGGTMRLGSRRTYFNVTDCISAKLYGNVSFVDERHRHRYEVNPNMISKLENVGLSFVGRDETGQRMEIVELPSHPYFVGVQFHPEFKSRPGKPSALFLGLIAAACGRLETVLHDNGHVRKPLTSAMSNGHSMMEIHQNGGAIKSSNGSVNGVYSNDMHSILPQFKTWSTTRASCIANARAHFVCKMGRFPSIIWKHSQYIVPCFLF, from the exons ATGAGCATTAACTTGGGCAtag ACTTGGACTTTGATAGCGTCACAGAAAGCCACAGCAAATCCCAGAAAGCAAAAAAGGGGCAAAGTCTTCGTAAATACCGCCATTGTGAAAAAG ATCCTTACCTGAACACAGATGCGGGGACAATGTCTCCTTTTGAGCACGGGGAGGTATTTGTCCTAGACGATGGCGGTGAG GTGGACCTTGACCTTGGAAATTATGAACGTTTTCTTGACATTAAGTTAACCCGTGACAACAATATTACAACTGGTAAAATATATCAG TCCGTTATTGACAAGGAGAGAAGAGGCGATTACCTTGGAAAGACTGTCCAG GTTGTTCCACACATTACAGACGCCATTCAAGAGTGGATAGAGCGTGTAGCAAAAATACCAGTGGATGGACAAGAAGGTCCAGCTGATGTTTGTGTCATTGAATTGGGTGGAACTATAG GAGACATTGAATCGATGCCATTTATTGAGGCGCTTGGCCAATTTTCATACCGTGTGG GCTCTGGTAATTTCTGCTTAATTCACGTCAGCCTCGTCCCTGTTCTTAATGTTGTTGGTGAGCAG AAAACAAAGCCTACCCAGCATAGTGTTCGGGGACTTAGAGGACTGGGGTTGACGCCAAATATTCTAGCCTGTCGTAGTACAAAA GCACTTGACGAGAATGTTAAGAGAAAACTTGCCCAATTTTGCCACATTCCA GAGGAAAACATTGTTACTCTCTATGATGTCCCAAACATATGGCACGTTCCTTTGCTATTAAAA GATCAGAAGGCACATGAAGCAATCCTGAAAGGGCTGAaccttctagg TGTTGCTAGGAAGCCTGAGTTAAAGGAATGGACTGCAAGGAcaaaaatttttgacacatTGCATGATCCT GTTAGAATTGCTATGGTTGGAAAATACACAGGCCTTTCAGATTCTTACCTCTCTGTTTTAAAG GCTCTTTTGCATGCTTCTGTCGCTTGCCACCGGAAGCTTATTGTAGAATGGATTGCGGCAAGTGACCTTGAAGACAGTACTGCTAAAGAG GCCCCTGATGTTTATAAAGCAGCATGGGATCTTTTAAAG GGTGTTGATGGTGTACTTGTTCCAGGAGGATTCGGTGATAGAGGAGTGCAAGGGAAAATTCTTGCAGCAAAATATGCTCGAGAGAAAAAAGTTCCATTCCTAGGGATTTGCCTGGGGATGCAAATTGCTGTTATTGAGTTTGCACGATCTGTTCTTGGTTTGCATGACGCTAACAGCACAGAGTTTGATCCTGAAACTACAAATCCTTGTGTAATATTTATGCCAGAG GGTTCAAAAACTCATATGGGTGGTACTATGCGGCTGGGATCAAGGAGGACTTACTTCAATGTTACCGATTGCATATCTGCAAAGCT GTATGGCAATGTAAGTTTTGTTGATGAGCGACATCGGCATAGATATGAG GTCAATCCAAATATGATATCAAAACTTGAAAATGTTGGTCTGTCCTTTGTTGGCAGAGATGAAACTGGTCAGCGCATGGAG ATTGTTGAGTTGCCGAGTCATCCATACTTTGTTGGTGTTCAGTTCCATCCCGAGTTTAAGTCAAGACCTGGAAAACCTTCTGCACTATTCTTAG GACTTATAGCAGCAGCATGTGGGCGCTTAGAGACTGTCCTACATGACAATGGCCATGTAAGGAAGCCCTTGACTAGTGCGATGAGTAATGGACACTCGATGATGGAAATCCACCAAAATGGAGGCGCAATTAAGTCATCCAATGGATCAGTAAATGGTGTGTATAGCAATG
- the LOC132179914 gene encoding uncharacterized protein LOC132179914 isoform X3 produces the protein MSPFEHGEVFVLDDGGEVDLDLGNYERFLDIKLTRDNNITTGKIYQSVIDKERRGDYLGKTVQVVPHITDAIQEWIERVAKIPVDGQEGPADVCVIELGGTIGDIESMPFIEALGQFSYRVGSGNFCLIHVSLVPVLNVVGEQKTKPTQHSVRGLRGLGLTPNILACRSTKALDENVKRKLAQFCHIPEENIVTLYDVPNIWHVPLLLKDQKAHEAILKGLNLLGVARKPELKEWTARTKIFDTLHDPVRIAMVGKYTGLSDSYLSVLKALLHASVACHRKLIVEWIAASDLEDSTAKEAPDVYKAAWDLLKGVDGVLVPGGFGDRGVQGKILAAKYAREKKVPFLGICLGMQIAVIEFARSVLGLHDANSTEFDPETTNPCVIFMPEGSKTHMGGTMRLGSRRTYFNVTDCISAKLYGNVSFVDERHRHRYEVNPNMISKLENVGLSFVGRDETGQRMEIVELPSHPYFVGVQFHPEFKSRPGKPSALFLGLIAAACGRLETVLHDNGHVRKPLTSAMSNGHSMMEIHQNGGAIKSSNGSVNGVYSNDMHSILPQFKTWSTTRASCIANARAHFVCKMGRFPSIIWKHSQYIVPCFLF, from the exons ATGTCTCCTTTTGAGCACGGGGAGGTATTTGTCCTAGACGATGGCGGTGAG GTGGACCTTGACCTTGGAAATTATGAACGTTTTCTTGACATTAAGTTAACCCGTGACAACAATATTACAACTGGTAAAATATATCAG TCCGTTATTGACAAGGAGAGAAGAGGCGATTACCTTGGAAAGACTGTCCAG GTTGTTCCACACATTACAGACGCCATTCAAGAGTGGATAGAGCGTGTAGCAAAAATACCAGTGGATGGACAAGAAGGTCCAGCTGATGTTTGTGTCATTGAATTGGGTGGAACTATAG GAGACATTGAATCGATGCCATTTATTGAGGCGCTTGGCCAATTTTCATACCGTGTGG GCTCTGGTAATTTCTGCTTAATTCACGTCAGCCTCGTCCCTGTTCTTAATGTTGTTGGTGAGCAG AAAACAAAGCCTACCCAGCATAGTGTTCGGGGACTTAGAGGACTGGGGTTGACGCCAAATATTCTAGCCTGTCGTAGTACAAAA GCACTTGACGAGAATGTTAAGAGAAAACTTGCCCAATTTTGCCACATTCCA GAGGAAAACATTGTTACTCTCTATGATGTCCCAAACATATGGCACGTTCCTTTGCTATTAAAA GATCAGAAGGCACATGAAGCAATCCTGAAAGGGCTGAaccttctagg TGTTGCTAGGAAGCCTGAGTTAAAGGAATGGACTGCAAGGAcaaaaatttttgacacatTGCATGATCCT GTTAGAATTGCTATGGTTGGAAAATACACAGGCCTTTCAGATTCTTACCTCTCTGTTTTAAAG GCTCTTTTGCATGCTTCTGTCGCTTGCCACCGGAAGCTTATTGTAGAATGGATTGCGGCAAGTGACCTTGAAGACAGTACTGCTAAAGAG GCCCCTGATGTTTATAAAGCAGCATGGGATCTTTTAAAG GGTGTTGATGGTGTACTTGTTCCAGGAGGATTCGGTGATAGAGGAGTGCAAGGGAAAATTCTTGCAGCAAAATATGCTCGAGAGAAAAAAGTTCCATTCCTAGGGATTTGCCTGGGGATGCAAATTGCTGTTATTGAGTTTGCACGATCTGTTCTTGGTTTGCATGACGCTAACAGCACAGAGTTTGATCCTGAAACTACAAATCCTTGTGTAATATTTATGCCAGAG GGTTCAAAAACTCATATGGGTGGTACTATGCGGCTGGGATCAAGGAGGACTTACTTCAATGTTACCGATTGCATATCTGCAAAGCT GTATGGCAATGTAAGTTTTGTTGATGAGCGACATCGGCATAGATATGAG GTCAATCCAAATATGATATCAAAACTTGAAAATGTTGGTCTGTCCTTTGTTGGCAGAGATGAAACTGGTCAGCGCATGGAG ATTGTTGAGTTGCCGAGTCATCCATACTTTGTTGGTGTTCAGTTCCATCCCGAGTTTAAGTCAAGACCTGGAAAACCTTCTGCACTATTCTTAG GACTTATAGCAGCAGCATGTGGGCGCTTAGAGACTGTCCTACATGACAATGGCCATGTAAGGAAGCCCTTGACTAGTGCGATGAGTAATGGACACTCGATGATGGAAATCCACCAAAATGGAGGCGCAATTAAGTCATCCAATGGATCAGTAAATGGTGTGTATAGCAATG
- the LOC132187918 gene encoding benzyl alcohol O-benzoyltransferase-like, with product MAGLTPSLVFTVRRCKPELVAPAKPTPHEFKQLSDIDDQESLRFQIPIIQIYRYNPSMHGKDPVKVIREALAQTLVFYYPFAGRLRERPGRKLVVECTGEGVIFIEADADVTLQQFGDDLQPPFPCLEELLFDVPGSEGILNCPLLLIQVTRLKCGGFIFALRFNHTMSDAAGMVQFMTAMAEMAHGARAPSIRPVWQRHILNARDPPRVTCIHREYEEVADTKGTITPVESMVHRSFFFGPTEVSALRRFVPHHLSQCTKFEVLTASLWRCRTIALQPDRDEEVRMICIVNARVKLDPLLPTGYYGNGFAIPAAVTTAGKLCENPLGYALELVKKAKNNVTEEYMRSLADFMVINNRPHYTVVRSYLVSDVTRAGFRDVDFGWGKAAYAGPAKGGVGVIPGVVSFYIAYKNSKGEDGIVLPICLPAPAMKRFAEELDYLLTKQAH from the exons ATGGCAGGACTGACACCCTCTCTAGTATTCACAGTGCGAAGGTGCAAACCAGAACTGGTTGCTCCTGCTAAGCCAACACCACATGAGTTCAAACAACTCTCTGATATTGATGATCAAGAGAGTCTTCGATTTCAAATCCCAATTATACAAATCTACCGATACAATCCCTCTATGCATGGGAAAGACCCTGTCAAAGTCATCAGAGAGGCACTTGCGCAAACGCTAGTGTTTTACTACCCCTTTGCCGGCAGGCTCAGGGAACGGCCTGGCCGGAAGCTTGTTGTAGAGTGTACCGGCGAGGGTGTCATCTTTATCGAGGCCGATGCTGATGTTACACTTCAGCAGTTTGGTGATGATCTTCAACCCCCATTCCCATGCTTGGAGGAGCTCCTTTTTGATGTTCCCGGCTCTGAAGGGATCCTCAATTGCCCATTACTCCTTATCCAG GTGACACGCCTCAAGTGTGGTGGATTCATCTTCGCCTTGCGCTTCAACCACACAATGAGCGATGCCGCAGGTATGGTCCAATTCATGACAGCCATGGCCGAGATGGCACATGGTGCACGTGCCCCATCCATCCGGCCTGTGTGGCAGAGACACATTCTCAATGCAAGGGATCCACCGCGCGTGACTTGCATACACCGTGAGTATGAAGAAGTGGCTGATACCAAGGGCACAATCACCCCAGTAGAGAGCATGGTCCACCGTTCCTTCTTTTTCGGTCCCACTGAAGTGTCCGCCCTTCGTAGGTTTGTACCACATCACCTAAGCCAATGCACCAAGTTCGAGGTGCTCACCGCAAGCCTATGGCGTTGTCGTACCATAGCACTCCAACCCGATCGTGATGAGGAGGTACGCATGATATGTATCGTCAATGCACGTGTCAAATTGGACCCTTTGTTACCCACTGGTTATTACGGTAACGGTTTTGCAATCCCGGCGGCGGTAACAACCGCCGGAAAGCTATGTGAGAATCCTTTAGGTTATGCCTTGGAATTGGTGAAGAAGGCCAAAAACAATGTAACGGAAGAGTACATGCGATCGTTAGCTGATTTTATGGTGATCAATAATCGACCCCATTACACTGTAGTTCGATCATACCTGGTGTCAGATGTGACACGTGCCGGGTTCAGAGACGTGGACTTTGGGTGGGGCAAGGCGGCTTATGCTGGGCCAGCCAAAGGTGGGGTCGGGGTTATCCCTGGAGTGGTGAGCTTTTATATAGCTTACAAGAACAGTAAGGGAGAGGATGGGATAGTGCTCCCAATTTGCTTGCCTGCCCCAGCCATGAAAAGATTTGCGGAGGAGTTGGATTACTTGTTGACTAAACAAGCCCATTAG
- the LOC132187910 gene encoding benzyl alcohol O-benzoyltransferase-like, with amino-acid sequence MAGLTPSLVFTVRRCKPELVAPAKPTPHEFKQLSDIDDQESLRFQIPIIQIYRYNPSMHGKDPVKVIREALAQTLVFYYPFAGRLRERPGRKLVVECTGEGVIFIEADADVTLQQFGDDLQPPFPCLEELLFDVPGSEGILNCPLLLIQVTRLKCGGFIFALRFNHTMSDAAGMVQFMTAMAEMAHGARAPSIPPVWQRHILNARDPPRVTCIHREYEEVADTKGTVTPVESMVHRSFFFGPTEVSALRRFVPHHLSQCTKFEVLTASLWRCRTIALQPDRDEEVRMICIVNARVKLNPLLPTGYYGNGFAIPAAVTTAGKLCENPLGYALELVKKAKNDVTEEYMRSLADFMVINNRPHYTVVRSYLVSDVTRAGFRDVDFGWGKAAYAGPAKGGVGVIPGVLNFYIAYKNSKEEDGIVLPICLPAPAMKRFAEELDDLLTKQAH; translated from the exons ATGGCAGGACTGACACCCTCTCTAGTATTCACAGTGCGAAGGTGCAAACCAGAACTGGTTGCTCCTGCTAAGCCAACACCACATGAATTCAAACAACTCTCTGATATTGATGATCAAGAGAGTCTTCGatttcaaattccaattatacAAATCTACCGATACAATCCCTCTATGCATGGGAAAGACCCTGTCAAAGTCATCAGAGAGGCACTTGCGCAAACGCTAGTGTTTTACTACCCCTTTGCCGGCAGGCTCAGGGAACGGCCTGGCCGGAAGCTTGTTGTAGAGTGTACCGGCGAGGGTGTCATCTTTATCGAGGCCGATGCTGATGTTACACTTCAGCAGTTTGGTGATGATCTTCAACCCCCATTCCCATGCTTGGAGGAGCTCCTTTTTGATGTTCCCGGCTCTGAAGGGATCCTCAATTGCCCATTACTCCTTATCCAG GTGACACGCCTCAAGTGTGGTGGATTCATCTTCGCCTTGCGCTTCAACCACACAATGAGCGATGCCGCTGGTATGGTCCAATTCATGACAGCCATGGCCGAGATGGCACATGGTGCACGTGCCCCATCCATCCCGCCTGTGTGGCAGAGACACATTCTCAATGCAAGGGATCCACCGCGCGTGACTTGCATACACCGTGAGTATGAAGAAGTGGCTGATACCAAGGGCACAGTCACCCCAGTAGAGAGCATGGTCCACCGTTCCTTCTTTTTCGGTCCCACTGAAGTGTCCGCCCTTCGTAGGTTTGTACCACATCACCTAAGCCAATGCACCAAGTTCGAGGTGCTCACCGCAAGCCTATGGCGTTGTCGTACCATAGCACTCCAACCCGATCGTGATGAGGAGGTACGCATGATATGTATCGTCAATGCACGTGTCAAATTGAACCCTTTGTTACCCACTGGTTATTACGGTAACGGTTTTGCAATCCCGGCGGCGGTAACAACCGCCGGAAAGCTATGTGAGAATCCTTTAGGTTATGCCTTGGAATTGGTGAAGAAGGCCAAAAACGATGTAACGGAAGAGTACATGCGATCGTTAGCTGATTTTATGGTGATCAATAATCGACCCCATTACACTGTAGTTCGATCATACCTGGTGTCAGATGTGACACGTGCCGGGTTCAGAGACGTGGACTTTGGGTGGGGCAAGGCGGCTTATGCTGGGCCAGCCAAAGGTGGGGTCGGGGTTATCCCTGGAGTGTTGAACTTTTATATAGCTTACAAGAACAGTAAGGAAGAGGATGGGATAGTGCTCCCAATTTGCTTGCCTGCCCCAGCCATGAAAAGATTTGCGGAGGAGTTGGATGACTTGTTGACTAAACAAGCCCATTAG
- the LOC132167543 gene encoding benzyl alcohol O-benzoyltransferase-like: MHGKDPVKVIREALAQTLVFYYPFAGRLREGPGRKLFVECTGEGVMFIEADADVTLEQFGDAHLQPPFPCMEELLFDVPGSGGILNCPLLLIQVTRLKCGGFIFALRLNHTMSDATGLVQFMMAMAEMAHGARAPSIQPVWQRHLLNARDPTSVTCTHREYDEVAATFLSLDDMAHRSFFFGPIEVSTLRRFMPRHLSQCSTFEIITACLWRCRTIALQYDRDEEVRVMCIVNARSKLNPPLPTGYYGNVFVYPAAVTTSGKLCENPLGYAVELVKKAKK; encoded by the exons ATGCATGGGAAAGACCCAGTCAAAGTCATCAGAGAGGCACTTGCACAAACGCTAGTGTTTTACTACCCCTTTGCCGGCAGGCTCAGGGAAGGGCCTGGCCGTAAGCTTTTTGTAGAGTGTACCGGCGAGGGTGTTATGTTTATCGAGGCCGATGCTGATGTTACTCTTGAGCAGTTTGGTGATGCTCATCTTCAACCCCCATTTCCATGTATGGAGGAGCTCCTTTTTGATGTTCCCGGCTCTGGAGGGATCCTTAATTGCCCATTATTGCTTATTCAG GTGACACGTCTCAAGTGTGGTGGATTCATCTTTGCCCTACGCCTTAACCACACAATGAGTGATGCTACTGGGCTGGTTCAGTTCATGATGGCTATGGCCGAGATGGCACATGGTGCACGTGCTCCATCTATCCAACCCGTGTGGCAAAGGCACCTTCTCAATGCGAGAGACCCAACAAGCGTGACGTGCACACATCGAGAGTATGACGAAGTGGCCGCCACCTTCCTCTCACTTGACGACATGGCTCACCGCTCCTTCTTCTTCGGCCCTATTGAGGTGTCTACCCTCCGTAGATTCATGCCACGTCACCTGAGCCAATGCTCCACATTCGAGATAATCACCGCCTGCCTTTGGCGTTGTCGTACCATAGCGCTACAATACGATCGTGACGAGGAGGTGCGCGTGATGTGCATTGTAAATGCACGCAGCAAATTGAACCCTCCGTTACCGACTGGTTACTATGGTAATGTTTTCGTGTACCCCGCAGCGGTAACAACCTCTGGGAAGCTATGTGAGAATCCATTAGGTTACGCTGTAGAATTGGTGAAGAAGGCGAAAAAG